The segment CAGGTCTATGTAGAGCTGCTGAGTGGCAGGCAGCTATGTGGGAACATCGAGGGCCTGAACACCTTCTCTGGCTCACTGGTTTACCCCTCTATGACTTAATATTGATTTCCTTCTCTGTGGCCTAATTTGTCTGTCTAATGTAAAGCTCACAAGTGTTTCTTCACAGTAAAGCTGAAATGAGCTGGAACATGAAATCcataatttaaaacatgcaaatgccTCATATGCAACTACACTGTATGGgccaaacctttttttaaaaaactttaataaaaatatgtatttctgaCACTTAAAAGTGCGGCGTTTaaaaatttagtggcatctatcattgcaaacaaaacttttggatttgaaaacaaaactttttgaTCGGCATTTTGatcacaaatttattttacttgcgattatatatattttttgattgcaaacctattttgttttattgcataATAAAGACACAGAAGTACCTCCATAGGGTTGGGGTTGGTTTCCTTATAAAGAGCATTTACAGTCACACTAAGCCAAATCACTTTGCATATGTTAGCAACCTCATCAATCATGCTGTACTCTCTCTACTACTGTATTTTACTCCAACCTGAGGAGGCCAAGTCCCTATGCAAGCATCATCTTTGCCAACTTCTCCAGTTCAATGAAGATCACAAATCTGTCACCTCATTTTCGGGTCCTTTTCATTGTAAGTTAAGCTTTATCAGAACTATGTTTACTGATAACCTTGGGACTCCTGTCTATACAGCTGCACTGCATTAGCCCGAAAGTctagtacagtatgtagtatgAATAGATGGCACCTGTGTAGCACAGTGGTGTACACTTAACTCAAATACCACCTTTTTTGACAATCAACCCAATTTTAATTGTGTTAATTTTGGAATATGTAGTTtgtgttgtattggattgcgAGATATTATCAgttgtttctaatatttttgcTTCTCTATCCATATGAAGTTGACCAAAAATTAGAAACATCTTTCAGTTGAATGCACTTCACCACTACCACTGAGTACAGCCACAGAATATAGTCAGCACATAAACAACTGATGTACACTAGCACAACAACTGAACATTTAATCTATGGTAGTATTTACTGCAGGGCTGTTATACTGCACTATAATGTACTTCTGTTTTTGTGGTCCCTCAGTATATCTTCCACacataaacagaagaaaatctatttgaatctgaatctgagTTCTCTGATATGATAGATGTACCACTGACTTATAAATATTAAGCAAATGCAGAAATGTGCATTATTGtactttatttcaaaattaCTATGCCCATAGAGTAGCTCATCTGATACCAAAAGGTTACAAATAAGttacaaataaagaaaactgtgCATTACAATATACACACAGCAGTTTCTTAGTAATACAATCTCAAATTTGGGCTgatgttttcacactttttccattttaaaggCAAAGTGTCAACGAAGCACTACAATGCTCACAGCTGTGTGCTGGGATTTGTAATTGACAGGGACAGCAATTTCAAGTGAAGTTGAAAAAAATTACTCaacaataacataacatatCACTAGGTGTTTTCCCAGCCCTGCGGAGGAAGCCAAACCATTAAAGAGTAAGCTAAGGTCTTTGCGATACATCATGTCTCCATATCTATTTTCCCATTCAGTAAGTCTGTAGTGATCAATGGTACATAGCCAATAAATGCAGTGACCTGGAAGATCAAGACTATATTGAAAGCCCTTTTCTTGATCATGTTAgatccctccttctctccttcccctGGCGAGGGCTGCTTTAGAGCCTTGAGAATTGATAAGCAGCAGAAAGAGATGACAataagacagaagaaaaagacattGCGTACAGGCCCACTGATGTTGGATCATCAATGCACAAGAACATTGGGACTACAGAAATCAGGATGGATTGCAGCCAGATAACACAACAAAAGCTCATCTTGTACCTAAGGGGTTTATACCTGAGGTACAACACTGGGTGTACCACTGCAAGGGACTGTTCTACGCATCATCATGAAAGTTGGCCACAGGAGTTCAAAAAGTAGCTCTCTGATGACCAAGTGGAACCCAGACACTTCCATCCTGTCTGTCCAGAAGACTGGAGAAAATTCAAAATCAGCCACAGCACCAGACCATCAGCTGGCAGAGAGATCAGGATATAGGGGAGAATTGTAAAACACAAGATGAGAGAGTCCATACAGAAACCACAATCAAAAGTTGTGAGGTTTTGCATGTTTCCTGAAAAgtatgtggaaaaaacaaaatgttgtaaGGAGTGCATGTACAACATTCTGACTAACTTAATTCTGAATTATTTCCTATTGACTATAATAGATCATTGGGGTCTCTTAATTCTATTTATCAAGGGGAaagttattttttgtgtatACACTTAATTTTGTGAGAGAAGAGGGgcaatttcttttcatttatttgcagataccccagtgttttttttagaattgctttttaaaaaaatgcctATTATGTTGGGTTTACCTTATCAAAACTAGTCTGCACTAAAGCTCTGAAGGTGTTAAGACTGATTATAATTACGATCTACAGTTAACAAGATGgatacacacatttttgtatgaaaaaacaaaacaaaactgatgaaaaaagacaaaatgagagaTAAAAAGGTCAATAAAGTATAGAAATTGGAAAGCACAAACCTTGTCTTGCTCCGAGTTTGTTGAAGTTGATTCCCAACTGTACAGTTGGCGCTCCAGCTTTGATCACATCATCCACAAAACCTGTGCTATCATCATATAATCCTCAGTAACCAAATTATGTCCGTGATTAATTCAGTGCCATGCAAAACCTGTATATGTGTACAATCAATTTGACTAAAGATGGTTTGATGTTAATCCGCTTATGCTTTTGCCATATGACAAATGTACttcatgaaagaaagaaaaagaaaaagaaaataataatttgttgcaCATTAAACTAGAAGCTGCACACTAGTTGCTAATAATTGTTGTATATAATATTAAGTACTGACAGGTGTAAAGTGTACTTTTGCTACCTTGCAGACTTAAAGCTGCAGCTCTGTTGGGGCAGCTGAGGCCATGTGTCCTAAACTGAATGACAGCAGCCAGAGCAATTTATTCATAGTTGAAAAATGAAGGCAAGGGAACCAACCTGCAGTTATACTTTTCAAATGGTATCACTGCCGTTGTGTGTTTTTCGATTTGAGcaaagaataaaatatgaaataagaaAAGCAGTCAAGGTTCCACTTCTTTGCAAAACATGATAGTCTGGGAGGTAATTTAGCACACAACCATCATTGCCACTCAAATTCACAACACAGGCccatgatatatgatatgatatatgcaacattttaatggaaacttaaaaaatacaatattattgAAAATCACTGTATGTCATACAATACTCTGGTCTAAGATCTCAAAAATCTGCCACTGCTCTGATTTGGATTGAACTGTGTCACACTGTGTTGAAGGGTTATTACAATTACATTAACTAACAAGTATTATTGCAGCAAAGAAGGATCAGCATTTAAATGTAACAGCCCAGACTAAACTGCTCAATTTTTCCAAAATCTTTGAGGAAGGatgtttttcagaaaaaaaacatgccttGTGAGTGAACTACACTGAGCAAAATGTAGCTTGCAAAACTCAAATCTGAAGGTCATTTGACAGCTAGGgcactcactgtgtgtgttggctCTGTTCTTGGCAAATTCTGGGTAATACTATGTGGACTCTGGTGCCCCCCTGTGGTTGAAAAGGGAAGCTATAGCTACAGCTGTGGTAACATGCCTCAGTTCAAATGggacatttttcagtatttaaccaAAACCTTTCCCCAACCGTAAACCTAACAATCTGTGAGAGAAGGATGCAGTGTTCATGCAGTCCATGTGttgttagttttagtttatGCAAAATGGTGTCCCACTCCCACtaatataatgttttatattgtgtcAGAAAAGCAGTGTTAATGCTCAATGAAAgtattttccatttaatttcaTGGTGCTTATCAAAAGAAGCAAATTCTCTCTGATTCAACAGTACTCAAATATCAGAATGATAAAATACAGCTCATGCTTCTCCAAATAGTGCAactgagtgttttgttttctcactgCTCCCATGATTCAATTCACTTACTCCAATTTCAAATCCACATTGTATGTCCATTCTTGCTGCCTTGTTTAATGCAATCTGCAGTCTGTCCATAACTGTCCATAAGTAGTTATGTCCCACAATGATGTGCCTATAAATTATGAGAAATAACTGCAGAGCGTCTTCAGATAGAAATCATCTCTGTCATCTTAATCAGCTTTTAGAGACTGCATTTTTTTATGCAGTAGTTGACTTGTGTTGCCTCTTCAAATTGAACATTTTGCATCTTTAATACAGTGGATCAGTATCCTCTTTCTTGCCGTCATTTTGGATAAGTCAGAAACCTAATGTGCAAAAAACTTGCAGCCATCAAAATCAGTCATGCctagagaaaataatctgtgttTAACGAATCTGACGATGGAGGATGGTAATACATTGTGAAACTACCACACAACTCATAAACTGCATTGTTGGACTGAAAACaatgaatgtcttgttttgtttatctCACCACAGGCTTCTTCTACCACTTGAGGACTAATGGCTGACAGCaaacataacatacataacatgTAATTAGAGTTGCAAAGCGGTGATAAACGGGTCCTCGCACCTTGTGCGTGTTGGAGGGAGCAGCAGCCATGGTATCACTATTGGAGGTCTGTTAACACGGCTGTAAATTTTCAGGATTATCGGACACTGTGTGAAAGGGTAAAACgtcatttcctgtgtgcagtacGTGGTGCTGGAGATGGCATATTGGAAATTGTGtgtacatttgatgaactatgtgtcatttaggcttcacttcctgttgcctgcaggcaatactacataagtgaaatattaatgcagcaatacatttaccagagggcaactgacatggatacacattttcataaatattggacattgcatgtaggagataactatcactcACTGTGTCCACcaggtggtgctagagaacacccacttATTATACAccatgttgctgtatatcatgtgttgaccacaccatgtaaatttcatgtaaatcggatgatttttttttgttttaattcagtttaatttattcttttctctcctgtgtatTGCTGACACAGACCAGTaacctgtcagtcaaacactGCAGTGATTAAGTTCATTCatgaaacatgatgtcatccatAGCAACAGGGTCAACGTCACTCCTTCTCATTGGTAAGGAGTTCTCTCAGTTCTTTACTGAAAGTTGCtctcagcagctctgtgaaTCAGACTTAAGAGGAACTGTTGGTGACACTGAGGAGGTGGAAAGATAACATACTATGTGAATATGAATCCAGATGATATTCACCTTTTAGTTAGTAGATTGACTATCAATtaagagaacaaaacaaaagcaaatcaatatttttgctGTATGAcaaatttattgatttcatgagaaaaaaacaaaaacaaacatatttgttACAGTGAGAATGCAGACACAAATGGCTTCTAGAAATTGTACAGAGTTGTTGCTCCTGTTTTTGAATAGCATTTTGGGGaagcataaaaatatatatctgcAATAgtaaggaaaaaacaacaaacaagcaTGAATGTAGGGGGTTAAGGAAAATGATTAGATATGGTAATGAGCTTGGATTTTAAAAGGTTGAAATGAACACAGTTTGCAATACAAGactaaatgttttcactttgctCCACCAGCTGAAGAAGAAACACTGGTCTCTCATGAGTATGCAGCTTTGCAGTTTTGATTGCTTTGAACTCCTGTGCTTTCTAGGATATAGACAACATCACATTTCTGTAGACCTTCAGATACACCCGTCTTTTTCCCAGTTATTTTGAATTTCTCATATGGGGGTATGAGCACCTCTTGCTCTTCTTTATTAACAGTAGAATAATGTTTCAGGAAAGCACCTGAACAGGTTGTAATTTTAAAGCAGGTCTTCGTACCAAAACGGGTCAGTGTTGTGTCATAAGAGCTGGAGGCAAAAAAACCAAACCGAACTATTTGGTTGACTTCACCACTAAGCACAGCGTTGGTTCTACGATAAGTGGtgtgacattttttattcttaCCGAGGATCTGTATGGCGGATGTCAGCCAGTAATGTAAGGAGTGAAATGGGAAGGAAGTGCTCCTGCTGCTCTGGACTGCATCATTGAACGTCTTATGAAACTTTTGATATCCAGTGGTATAAACACATATTGCTTGCATATGTTTAATGGTTAAAGCCTCATCCtccttgtctttttcttttagtttccGCTCTGCACAACCTTGTGCTTTTTTCCAGacctttgcaaatgtttcagtgttctcTTTAGCAAAGTATGTTTCATGGATCCTTTCTAACATAGTTTTGTTGCACATAAAGTACATGTCATCAACAGCATCTTCAGCCATGCTCATTGGGATGACCTGGTTTTCTTCTGGTAGAGTGAGGATAACACTGATCTACAGGGGAAAGAAGAGAACGATGAAAGGAAAGGTCATAAACCAGACACAGTATGGAGTAACAATGAATAAATGCATAATGTGAAATGTCACATAATCTCTCCATTCACTCTTTAGGAGTGTTGTCCTAAATTGGTTGTGTAATGCAAAATCTATTGTGAGTGAACACAAAACTCATTGTGAGgtaaggcaaaaaaaaaccaaacaaaaaaaaaaacaaccttgaaGTAAAAGTCATTAGGAGACCATTACAAAGCTACTTTCTCaaacaaaatcctattttaaaTCTTGTGGAGCATACATAACTGCAGAATGCACAGGGACAGGAAATCACCTGCTCTGAGGTTGTGGACGACAAGCAAGATTTTAGttattcaatttcaatttaGAAGTTTTAAAGGAGGACCCTGGTTAATCATAACTTGGATCTCACTTTTGTGGGTTTAATGTTCAGTTCTAttagttatgataacattgtactcacctacttaattgctgagatctcaGAACTTATTTCTTCTAAATAGGTTTGGCTAACCTGTAGGTTAGTTTAAAACCTGCGTGATTGTCTGACTGTTaatgttcctcatgtcatctgACTTTGAGTATTTACAGAGATTTTGCTGTGTTCCAAGATCTCAACCATTAACTTAATGAGTTTTAATGTCATATAATGCCATCAATCAATAGAAACAATGACAAAACCTATGAAAATGAGATCCAACTTCTAATAAACTGTTATCCCTTCAGATTAAGCTTGAGTGActtgtttaaaacaaaaatctgtaaacattaaaatttgTCAAATTTTAGTAATGTCTACTGATATTCACAATATGTAACAGCACGTCGGAACTAATCCCAGAATGCTCCACTCACCTTGAAAGAGTCCACAAGCAGCATCCAGCCAAGGAGCCAACACAGAGGAGCAAGAGTCAGCCTGTTACCCTTCATCACTGCAGTTAGGAAAACACAAACGTTTGTTTTACATCAAGAATAATGTACTTCACCATGTACTTGTATCACAAATGTATCAAACAttcaaaatacattatttattttcctttcactgaaaaacacaagtttTAATTTAGAATCAAAAGTAGTCTAGAAAGATCAACTCACCGGTCTTCAATATTGAGTGCCAAGTGAATCCCTCAGATCAAAGGTTTTGATCATAGAGCAGGACCTCTGCATGTGTTCAAGACTAGTGGTCACATATGTGCTGTATATATACCTGTCCACAGCAGCTAGAAAAGTCATGTCTGCACACGTAGCAGACTGCGGTCTGCTGCGTGTGCTACCTTACTGTCAAGGAGATGGAACGTTTTGCAAGGAACATTTTGTGGCTTAACAAAGGAAATGTGGTTGTTTCTACAAGCCAGCTGACTCATTCCCCACCTTCACCATGTCATTTTTAACTGTTCAAACTGCAGCAAATTAGAAGGCAGTATAAGAAGAGTATATACCTATACATAAAGGATTTCTATATAACAATTAAAACTACTGTCTAATGAAACAGGTGATATGTAGTATTTGTGAATGCAAGACGAATTAATTCACCTGTGCAACTGCTGACACATCAAAACCACAGACTCAGAATCAAACATATTGTGAGTCTTGTGAATAGTGTGTAAAGCAGACAACAGTACTTgaatttttaaagcaaaagaaaagcaaaaaatgattaaaaaaataatgtgtctGATGTGTCAATATGCCAAATACTGCTTTTTGGCCTCATATACTATAGCAACAGAGAATCAACAGTTCTGTTATGCAGTTTCAGAACTACTTGACAATTGAGGTATTCATTACACTTTAAGGTCTATATGCTTGTCCTCAGTCAGTACAGGGATCAGCAGGTGTTTCTGCAAAGGTAAAGCTATAGCTCCTCTGAAGTACAGATGCCTGCCATGTGTTTTGGATGATGGATTTACATAACCTTGACCTAAGACAGTCCTTTTCTTCCAGCCAGTGATCAGAGATGTAGCCCCTCATCATGAAAAATTCTGAActaataaaaaatatctttataaatAACCTACTTTAAGCCACTCTTGATAGAGTCTGTAATGGTGTTATAATTGTTATTGGTGAGTCCAATACCTTCAAGATTAGATTTATGTCCTGTCCACTAAAGGGGCCTGAAGTTATTCATGCCATTGCACAGTGGTAAGGGAGTTTCAAGCAGGGACTGGTTTTTACCACAACTGATGAATCAGTTTGCATGTGCAAGACTGAAACAAAGCTGCCATATAGTATACATGTCTTTTGTTTAGCAGGGTTTAAGCTCATTTCCTGTGAGAAGCCACAATACCCTCTTGTGTTGACAGCACGCCcaataaaaatgcaaacaaatgtGCACGCACAGTGTGCAAGtatatgaaacacacacaccatatacTGCAATTACTGGTTAGGTTTTGTTAATTTTACAATTAATATTACATTTCCACACACTCTTTACAGAACGTGATGGTTACATTATTATCTACAGAAAGGAACCTGCATTTGCTGTCAAGGCTCATATTGGTTTTATTCATATTCTTCCTAATTAGTTTCATATTCACATATCTGTCTGGtatattttcaaatttttttctacattttttaaatgctgattGAAATACACATTCTAATGCAATTATAGCATACTCTGTGTTAGAAAATTTATACCATACCTGGCATTGCTTAAATAATGTTTAGGTTAGATTAGATTTATATCATGTGTTCCATAATACATGAAAAGGACATACCTGTAACATTTTCCTTAATTCTGTATGGGTGAGCCTTAATTAACTTGCCCACCAAGGCCTCCCAATGCCAGGCTTTTCTCCATGGTGTTAATAAAACGTGATCATGTCAGATAATCTGAGACCAAGACCAGAGAGTTAAGTGTTCCTTGATCATCTCcaaagtatttatttttcagtctgtaATGGGCTAGATTACTTTATGGCTATGTCCTGCCAATAATGTTGTCTATTTGTCATGGAATGTAATCCACTATTTGCAAAACTATCTCGACTGATGTTTGGTTTGTTGAGacataaactaaataaaagttttcagaacatttttaattttagtaaaAGTCCACACTCCATTTCCATTGGATGCTCAAAATGTGCCAAAGTCTTTATCAGTTTTGGTGATTGCACATGAgagatttctttatttcttcgTTTTCCTCTTTGCACTtgtcactggtttgaagtgagCAGGTCTCAGTTGAAAAAACGTGATGTTATGTACTTCcatgcaccaatcaggattcAGCGACATTTGAATCCCTGCCCCTGACACAACTTCTACATACCATACTGCTAATAATGATTAATAAGCATCTTTTTAcctaaattcattcattcagcacAACCTGTTAGCTTGACTGCCGTCTTGTGGCCTGAAAACTGCACATTGAAACTAgactcaaaaacagtaaaacttgcAAAATTAACGCATTTACAGTACCgcaaactgaaataaaagttgAAGATGTGAAATAGACTTGGGTCCATCAAagcgtttttctttttttcagaaataaGTAGATACAGAATGGTGATGTCTTTTGTGTTTCTGATGCTCACTGGTGCTCGCTTGACAATGAGTTTACTGAGCCAAGCAAGATTTGGTTTGGCTTATGTGATTGATCTGCACATTAAGAACATTTAGCTAATGTCTTTtcagaaaactttttttctgacttgaAGTTTTCAGTGCAGAATCATTTCTGAGCAACATGTTCAAAGTATATGTGTAAACCGTCACTGTTAATATTTGTCAGTTTTGAAGAATTTCCAGTGATTTTCACATGCTTGAATtgattagtgtgtgtttgtaacttgcatgtttgtgtgttgcatgtTCTTAAGATGGTGGGTTTTGATTTTAGCAAGCTGTAtccttttaaagaaaatttaGCTGTTCTTTTACCAGGGTTGGGGAGTAACCGAATACAAGTAACAGTGTCatgtatttaaaatacaaaatatgaggAACCGTATTCcgttacagttacagtttaaaTTAGTGGTAACCAGTTACTGTCTTTAAAAATAGATTACTT is part of the Thunnus albacares chromosome 3, fThuAlb1.1, whole genome shotgun sequence genome and harbors:
- the LOC122979143 gene encoding ecto-ADP-ribosyltransferase 4-like, coding for MKGNRLTLAPLCWLLGWMLLVDSFKISVILTLPEENQVIPMSMAEDAVDDMYFMCNKTMLERIHETYFAKENTETFAKVWKKAQGCAERKLKEKDKEDEALTIKHMQAICVYTTGYQKFHKTFNDAVQSSRSTSFPFHSLHYWLTSAIQILGKNKKCHTTYRRTNAVLSGEVNQIVRFGFFASSSYDTTLTRFGTKTCFKITTCSGAFLKHYSTVNKEEQEVLIPPYEKFKITGKKTGVSEGLQKCDVVYILESTGVQSNQNCKAAYS